In Gracilibacillus salitolerans, the sequence CAAAGCCATAATCCAGCCATTTAGGTTCCTTATGGTCTGGAGTAAAAGTTTGACCATTAAAGTCTCCGATCCAATAAGCATATGTGTTGGGTTTGCCTTGCTCCATACCGTTTGCACTGACGCCCATTACCCATTTTATACTGCCATCATCTGTTTGCAGTTGAAATAGATCCGGGCACTCTAATATTCCCAGATTTTCTGTTTGAAATCCATTAGTATACTGCCATTCTTTAAGATTTTCAGATTCATAAAAACCAATTTTGGATCCTTCAGCCATCAGCAAAACCCATTTTTGAGATTCCTCTTCCCAAATGATCTTCGGATCTCTAAAGTTTTCTATTCCTGGATTGGGCATTACAGGTTCATTTTGATACTCGTTAAATGTTAAACCATCATCTGTGCTGTACCAAAGATATTGCTCTTGTTGTCCATTTGCGGATGGTTGAGTAACGATAGCAACAAGGGTATTTTCTCCGAATCCAGCTGTATTATCATGATCAACGATAACAGAGCCTGACCAGGGATCCCCGTTTTCATTCGTATATTTTGGAACCGCGATCCCTTCATCCTCCCAATAAATCAGATCTTTAGAAGTAGCGTGACGCCATTCTGTTCCGTTGCCTTCGGGATAATCTCTGTTATAAAGATAATAGTAGTGATATTTTTCATTAAAATAGAGAGGACGTTGAGGGTCATTTTTCCAATTATCGGGCACTGTAAAATGATAATCAGCTCGATAAGAGTAATCTTCATCTTGCGAATTAGAAGTTGGTTTTTTATTTACAGTATGCAAACTAAAAAATATAAGAATAATGAGCAAAAGAGAAAAGAGCGAGAATAACATTATTTCCCATTTGTCCCTCCAATTTATGAATACCTTCAAGATTTCTGGCCTCCTTTATTCGAAGTGACAATGTTTAAAAAAGAAAATGCCGAGTTTATTCGGCATTTTCTTTTCATTCATTTTTAGTTTTCTCCATGTAATGTAATTTGACCTTGCTCAAGGATGCTATCTTTTACAACTGATGATTTTTTGTTGTTTAATTTCAACTTAAAGCTAGGTGCAAAGGTAGATTTGTGATCTTCAAAATAGCCTCTGTTCGTCATATAACTTGTAACTACCGCTTCATCTGTTGTCTCTTGTGGAATAACATAGTGTGCGTAATTCCAAGTAATATCATATGGATCCAAGTCATGATGAAGAACAATACCTGTTTTATTCATTGGTTTAAATTCACCAGTTAGTGAGTTGGAAACATATCCAAGCATATAAATATCTTCATCATCAATACCGTCAATTGTCATTTTAGATCCACGGGCACTGGTGAACAGGTACCATTTTCCATCCTTTTTGAAAATGTTTGGTCTTTCAATTTCATCTGTAACGGTATTAGAAACTATTAAAGGCTCCATTACTTTTTTCAATTCATAGTCATCAGTGATTTCAACAATTCCGATAGCCCCATTTGCCAATTCAGCATATTCTTTTTTCGGACTATTTAAAAGCCAACCTTTTTCGTTCTGGAAGAAATGATTGCTATTCCCATAATAAGCTTGAT encodes:
- a CDS encoding glycoside hydrolase family 32 protein, translating into MLFSLFSLLLIILIFFSLHTVNKKPTSNSQDEDYSYRADYHFTVPDNWKNDPQRPLYFNEKYHYYYLYNRDYPEGNGTEWRHATSKDLIYWEDEGIAVPKYTNENGDPWSGSVIVDHDNTAGFGENTLVAIVTQPSANGQQEQYLWYSTDDGLTFNEYQNEPVMPNPGIENFRDPKIIWEEESQKWVLLMAEGSKIGFYESENLKEWQYTNGFQTENLGILECPDLFQLQTDDGSIKWVMGVSANGMEQGKPNTYAYWIGDFNGQTFTPDHKEPKWLDYGFDWYGGVTFEDGESRDKLNNRYALAWMNNWAYANNTPTLEEGFNGQDSIVRKIELKKDEQDEYYLTSQPKKELDQLIESTESYPEVEVDGMVTLETVGDAYQLETDISWDEAENIGIRLRESNDQNRHIDIGFFPRKAYSYVNRESTDQPNDNNNMVESKAPMDQHKKNAHLKILVDKTSVEVFIDEGKITHSNLVFPLKEDQGITLFSEGGKAIFENVEIQHMHSIHE